In Deinococcus reticulitermitis, a single genomic region encodes these proteins:
- a CDS encoding AAA family ATPase produces MKPLHLSLQGFTAFRQPTQLDFSDLELFALVGPTGSGKSSLLDAMTFALYGETARLGSTGLDALIAQGERGLSVSLTFEAGGDTYRASRTRGRRQAENEVRLDRLDPDGEWTGLNTGSQRDIGKRIEEAVGLDFDTFTRCVMLPQGQFAALLHGKARQRQELLGELMGLSHVQQMQAVSADRVKEFKHQSASLGSVLLSEYAGVSPEAAAELRRAREATDAETERLVQTREHLQAQLLRLREQEKVWRSREDTARRLQLQESRAASVREGAERARQARRVAGALPLLDAEGRARIAAERQAHDLAAAQEAERRAAAAAGEAAAALQRAEQNEARLPALEERAQALREAEADAARLRRAGGTPQLTHADPLPWNEDAFELARERVEKLKKLRQERVQIDAEKAALEADRGLQRTETEELARTREEQTRLEREGKQARQDAEQTRQALDAARLEAGLAAYHAHLHVGKPCPLCEQPVQDVPPPPAVDLARLEAAAQAAQVTLDALRDRYPRVKARAEVLSESVHKREQSLQDWAGQLAQRERDLTQLEANVPGDPQSDLGRLLASLAARVRQAGANPAQARQTTLAEIQAIRRGVQAAAATLSRAQGDLAGAQATAQAAGRSHRERQADWHAAQDALTSALNALGLSAETARAAGMPEGEIAALEDAARKHEAEVGQLRAALAELDRQLGAAPFDPAELTQAARDLTASDAALTTARERAGSLAEQERSLLRRLTRKAEIEAQAAEAGRALDTWQTLNNALKVNEFQQFLLAEVEAQLLTRAGMLLFDISDGRYRLSLEKGEYVVQDLWNAGEVRAVKTLSGGETFLASLALAIALSDYLAGTKVLGALFLDEGFGTLDPQALEAVATALENLRTQGRMVGIVTHVESLSERLPSRLLVSKSMAGSQVMRVDG; encoded by the coding sequence GTGAAACCGCTGCACCTCTCGCTGCAAGGCTTCACGGCTTTTCGGCAGCCCACGCAGCTCGACTTTTCCGACCTCGAACTCTTCGCGCTCGTGGGGCCGACCGGCAGCGGTAAATCGAGTCTGCTCGACGCGATGACCTTTGCGCTCTACGGCGAGACCGCGCGGCTCGGCAGCACCGGCCTCGACGCGCTGATCGCGCAGGGCGAGCGCGGGCTGAGCGTCTCGCTCACCTTCGAGGCGGGCGGCGACACCTACCGCGCCTCGCGGACCCGGGGCCGGCGCCAGGCCGAGAACGAGGTGCGGCTCGACCGCCTCGACCCGGACGGCGAGTGGACCGGGCTGAACACCGGCTCGCAGCGCGACATCGGCAAACGCATCGAGGAGGCGGTGGGGCTCGACTTCGACACCTTTACCCGCTGCGTGATGCTGCCGCAGGGCCAGTTCGCCGCGCTGCTGCACGGTAAGGCGAGGCAGCGCCAGGAACTGCTCGGCGAGCTGATGGGCCTGAGCCACGTTCAGCAGATGCAGGCGGTCTCCGCCGACCGGGTCAAGGAGTTCAAGCACCAGTCCGCCAGCCTCGGGAGCGTGTTGCTCAGCGAATATGCCGGCGTGAGCCCCGAGGCCGCCGCCGAGCTGCGCCGCGCGCGCGAGGCCACCGACGCCGAAACCGAGCGCCTCGTGCAGACGCGCGAGCACCTGCAAGCCCAGCTTCTGCGGCTGCGTGAACAGGAGAAGGTCTGGCGCAGCCGCGAGGACACCGCCCGGCGGCTCCAGCTCCAGGAAAGCCGCGCCGCGAGTGTGCGCGAGGGGGCTGAGCGCGCGCGGCAGGCGCGGCGGGTGGCCGGCGCCTTGCCGCTGCTCGACGCCGAGGGCCGAGCCCGGATCGCCGCCGAGCGTCAGGCCCACGACCTCGCCGCTGCGCAGGAGGCCGAGCGCCGCGCCGCCGCCGCCGCTGGGGAAGCCGCCGCCGCCCTCCAGAGGGCCGAGCAGAACGAAGCCCGCCTGCCGGCCCTCGAAGAACGCGCCCAGGCCCTGCGGGAAGCCGAGGCCGACGCGGCGCGGCTGAGGCGCGCGGGCGGCACCCCGCAGCTTACCCACGCTGACCCGCTGCCCTGGAACGAGGACGCCTTCGAACTCGCGCGCGAACGGGTCGAGAAGCTCAAGAAATTGCGCCAGGAGCGCGTCCAGATCGACGCCGAGAAGGCGGCCCTCGAAGCCGACCGGGGCCTTCAGCGCACCGAGACCGAAGAGCTGGCCCGCACCCGCGAGGAACAGACCCGCCTGGAGCGCGAGGGCAAGCAGGCCCGTCAGGACGCCGAGCAGACCCGGCAGGCCCTGGACGCCGCGCGGCTGGAGGCCGGGCTCGCCGCCTACCACGCGCACCTGCACGTGGGCAAGCCCTGCCCCCTGTGCGAGCAGCCCGTTCAGGACGTGCCGCCTCCGCCCGCTGTGGACCTCGCCCGGCTCGAAGCCGCTGCTCAGGCGGCCCAGGTGACCCTCGACGCGCTGCGCGACCGCTACCCACGGGTGAAGGCGCGCGCCGAGGTGCTGAGTGAGAGCGTGCACAAACGCGAGCAGAGTCTTCAGGACTGGGCCGGCCAGCTCGCCCAGCGGGAGCGCGACCTCACGCAGCTCGAAGCCAACGTGCCCGGCGATCCCCAGAGTGACCTGGGACGGCTGCTCGCCAGCCTCGCCGCGCGGGTGCGCCAGGCCGGAGCCAACCCCGCTCAGGCCCGGCAAACCACGCTCGCCGAGATCCAGGCGATCCGCCGGGGGGTGCAGGCGGCGGCGGCCACGCTCAGCCGCGCGCAGGGCGACCTCGCCGGAGCGCAGGCCACCGCTCAGGCCGCCGGGCGCAGCCACCGCGAGCGCCAGGCCGACTGGCACGCCGCGCAGGACGCCCTGACGTCAGCCCTCAACGCGCTCGGCCTGAGCGCCGAGACGGCCCGCGCCGCCGGAATGCCCGAGGGTGAAATCGCCGCCCTCGAGGACGCCGCCCGCAAACACGAGGCGGAAGTCGGCCAGCTGCGGGCCGCGCTCGCCGAGCTCGACCGGCAACTCGGCGCCGCGCCCTTCGACCCTGCCGAGCTCACGCAGGCCGCGCGTGACCTCACGGCCAGCGACGCGGCCCTCACCACAGCGCGCGAGCGGGCCGGCAGCCTCGCCGAGCAGGAGCGCAGCCTGCTGAGGCGCCTCACGCGCAAGGCCGAGATCGAGGCCCAGGCCGCTGAGGCCGGGCGCGCGCTCGACACCTGGCAGACCCTGAACAACGCGCTAAAGGTCAACGAGTTTCAGCAGTTCCTGCTCGCCGAGGTCGAGGCGCAGCTCCTGACCCGCGCGGGGATGCTGCTGTTCGACATCAGTGACGGGCGTTACCGCCTGAGCCTGGAAAAAGGCGAGTACGTCGTGCAGGACCTCTGGAACGCCGGGGAGGTGCGCGCGGTCAAGACTTTATCGGGCGGCGAGACCTTCCTCGCCTCGCTCGCCCTCGCCATCGCGCTGAGCGACTACCTCGCCGGCACCAAGGTGCTCGGAGCGCTGTTTCTCGACGAGGGCTTCGGCACCCTCGACCCTCAGGCGCTCGAAGCGGTCGCCACCGCCCTCGAAAACCTGCGGACCCAGGGCCGCATGGTCGGCATCGTCACCCACGTCGAGAGCCTCTCCGAGAGATTGCCGAGCCGCCTGCTCGTGAGCAAGAGCATGGCCGGCAGTCAGGTGATGCGGGTGGACGGCTGA
- a CDS encoding exonuclease SbcCD subunit D — MRVLHTADFHAGRLLKGFDRTPEIHDALTEIAGLARTERADAVLVSGDLFDTGNPSAGAEASVFDFFLRLRDAGIPGIVIAGNHDSAARLDSVAGLLGWVGIQVVAQPGAEIRELVREVQTRSGERLRVGALPYLSERRLIKAVDLLGGDVGAQRQKYRENMGFFLRRLGEGFEPGAVNMLMCHTTMEGAIPSGSERTFQLDLTNAYTVSGLQLPPGAQYVALGHVHKPQTVSEAPLACYPGSVIQLDFGEAGEKKGVNLVEVQAGQPATVHFLPLASGRELRTVSAEVDNVEARLGAVKAQGFTGLLKVVVRAPAGTALPGLKDRVLRAAPNVLSVELDAPQEDLALPELRREGLSLTELFERYWRERRGELPDDVRAAFKEADLRAREQA, encoded by the coding sequence ATGCGCGTACTTCATACCGCCGATTTCCACGCGGGGCGGTTGCTCAAAGGCTTTGACCGGACGCCCGAGATCCACGACGCCCTCACTGAGATCGCCGGCCTCGCGCGGACCGAGCGGGCCGACGCGGTGCTCGTGTCGGGTGACCTCTTCGACACCGGCAATCCGTCGGCGGGGGCCGAGGCCAGCGTGTTCGACTTTTTTCTGCGGCTGCGCGACGCCGGCATTCCGGGCATCGTGATTGCCGGCAACCACGACAGCGCGGCGCGGCTCGACTCGGTGGCGGGGCTGCTCGGCTGGGTGGGCATTCAGGTGGTGGCGCAGCCGGGCGCGGAGATCCGGGAGCTCGTGCGCGAGGTGCAGACCCGCTCAGGCGAGCGCCTGCGGGTGGGCGCCCTGCCCTACCTCTCCGAGCGGCGACTGATCAAGGCCGTGGACCTGCTCGGCGGCGACGTGGGCGCGCAGCGGCAGAAATACCGCGAGAACATGGGCTTTTTCCTGCGCCGGCTCGGGGAAGGCTTCGAGCCCGGCGCCGTCAATATGCTGATGTGCCACACCACGATGGAAGGCGCCATTCCCAGCGGCTCGGAGCGCACCTTCCAGCTCGACCTGACGAACGCCTACACCGTCTCGGGCCTGCAATTGCCGCCCGGCGCGCAGTACGTGGCGCTCGGGCACGTGCACAAACCACAGACGGTCTCCGAAGCGCCGCTCGCCTGCTATCCCGGCAGCGTCATTCAGCTCGATTTCGGCGAGGCCGGCGAGAAAAAGGGTGTCAACCTCGTGGAAGTGCAGGCCGGGCAACCGGCGACGGTGCATTTCCTGCCGCTCGCGAGCGGGCGCGAACTGCGGACCGTGTCCGCCGAGGTGGACAACGTGGAAGCCCGCCTGGGAGCGGTGAAGGCCCAGGGCTTTACCGGGCTCCTGAAGGTGGTGGTGCGCGCGCCCGCCGGCACCGCGCTGCCGGGGCTCAAGGACCGGGTCCTGAGGGCCGCGCCGAACGTCCTGAGCGTGGAACTCGACGCGCCGCAAGAAGACCTCGCGCTGCCCGAGTTGCGGCGCGAGGGCCTGAGCCTGACCGAACTCTTCGAGCGCTACTGGCGTGAGCGCCGGGGCGAACTGCCCGACGACGTCCGGGCCGCGTTCAAGGAAGCCGACCTGCGGGCGCGGGAGCAGGCGTGA